A single Hemitrygon akajei chromosome 29, sHemAka1.3, whole genome shotgun sequence DNA region contains:
- the b3galt6 gene encoding beta-1,3-galactosyltransferase 6, giving the protein MNLARLFCRHKTALGIATLSLFALMLLYLAKCTSETLKSPGLPHGVERRADDQGHSRAKGLSAFLVLLITTGPKYTERRSIIRSTWLANRDPEILPFFAIGTSGLAAEEVQNLEQEDSRHHDLLLLPDLKDSYENLTNKILHMYAWVDQNVDFKFVLKADDDTFARLDIIKEELKAKEPKKLYWGFFSGRGRVKSTGKWKESNWVLCDYYLPYALGGGYVLSADLVHYIRINIDYLKVWQSEDVSLGTWLAPVDVKRLHDPRFDTEYKSRGCNNKYIVTHKQSIEDMLEKQQTLQREGKLCKEEVKVRLSYIYDWYVPPSQCCQRKDGIP; this is encoded by the coding sequence ATGAATCTAGCTCGACTTTTCTGTCGTCACAAAACAGCCCTTGGTATTGCCACTCTATCCTTGTTTGCACTGATGTTGCTCTACTTGGCTAAATGCACCTCAGAGACATTGAAGTCTCCGGGCTTACCACATGGCGTGGAAAGACGAGCGGATGATCAGGGTCACAGCAGAGCCAAAGGTCTCTCTGCCTTTCTCGTACTGCTGATCACCACAGGCCCGAAGTATACCGAGAGGAGGAGCATCATCAGGAGCACGTGGCTGGCCAATCGGGACCCGGAAATACTCCCGTTCTTTGCCATCGGCACCAGTGGGCTTGCAGCAGAGGAAGTTCAAAACCTGGAGCAGGAAGACAGTCGGCATCACGATCTACTGCTGCTCCCAGACTTGAAGGACTCCTATGAGAACCTTACTAATAAGATTCTTCACATGTATGCATGGGTGGACCAAAATGTGGATTTTAAGTTTGTCCTGAAAGCAGATGATGACACTTTTGCTAGGTTGGATATCATTAAAGAAGAACTGAAGGCAAAGGAGCCTAAGAAACTGTACTGGGGTTTCTTCTCTGGACGAGGAAGAGTTAAGTCCACTGGAAAATGGAAGGAGAGCAATTGGGTACTGTGTGACTATTATTTGCCTTATGCTCTCGGGGGTGGGTATGTTCTATCTGCTGACTTGGTGCACTACATTCGAATTAACATTGATTATTTGAAGGTATGGCAGAGTGAGGATGTGTCATTGGGTACTTGGCTGGCGCCAGTTGATGTCAAGCGCCTGCACGACCCACGGTTTGACACAGAGTACAAATCGCGTGGCTGCAACAACAAGTACATTGTGACGCACAAGCAAAGTATTGAGGATATGCTGGAGAAACAGCAGACACTCCAGAGGGAAGGAAAACTGTGCAAAGAAGAGGTAAAAGTGAGACTCTCGTATATCTATGATTGGTATGTCCCACCATCCCAGTGCTGCCAACGAAAAGATGGCATACCCTGA